One region of Flavobacterium sp. KACC 22763 genomic DNA includes:
- the porN gene encoding type IX secretion system ring protein PorN/GldN → MKVRNFLIAIVSIAGGFASNAQSNLLNAKTPDQIGLKTPAQLISDNDKPLAYGYVDDRDILMGKTTWEIIDLNEKINFPMYFPVDTANIGPNRRSLYDVLTKAIKSGKITEVYTDSYFNTKKSMKDIEGSLSRIDTTDAGRELINQYPDDYKSRVVKKKVVSGKGKNKSVSYVEETVGPTRTVPAEYILKQDLTAADVSQYKIKGYWYFDKRQSELKYRLLGICPVTPDVYTMNSDEKDYIELFWVFFPNAREALHEAKAFNDNNSALPISFDQILNSRRFNAVVYKEENLYGDRAISDYMKDNAQNQLLESERVKEKIRNFEQDMWNY, encoded by the coding sequence ATGAAAGTAAGAAATTTTTTAATAGCTATTGTTTCTATCGCTGGAGGTTTTGCTTCTAATGCGCAATCAAATTTGCTAAACGCTAAAACTCCTGATCAGATTGGACTTAAAACTCCTGCTCAATTAATATCTGACAATGATAAGCCATTGGCTTACGGTTACGTAGATGATAGAGATATCTTGATGGGAAAAACAACATGGGAAATCATTGATTTAAATGAAAAAATCAACTTTCCAATGTATTTTCCGGTAGATACAGCTAATATTGGTCCTAACAGACGTTCTCTTTATGACGTTTTAACTAAAGCTATTAAAAGTGGTAAAATAACTGAGGTGTATACAGATAGTTATTTCAACACTAAAAAATCTATGAAGGACATCGAAGGATCATTATCTCGTATTGATACAACTGATGCAGGTAGAGAGTTGATTAACCAATACCCTGATGACTACAAATCACGTGTTGTGAAGAAAAAAGTGGTTTCTGGTAAAGGTAAAAACAAATCGGTTTCTTACGTAGAAGAAACAGTTGGGCCAACAAGAACGGTTCCTGCTGAGTACATTTTGAAACAAGATCTTACTGCTGCAGATGTTAGTCAGTATAAAATTAAAGGATACTGGTATTTTGATAAACGTCAAAGTGAATTGAAATATCGTTTACTAGGAATTTGTCCTGTAACTCCAGACGTTTATACAATGAATAGTGACGAAAAGGATTATATCGAATTGTTTTGGGTATTCTTCCCAAATGCCAGAGAAGCACTGCATGAAGCAAAAGCTTTCAATGACAACAATTCGGCTCTTCCAATCTCATTTGATCAGATTTTAAATTCTAGACGCTTTAATGCTGTTGTTTACAAAGAAGAGAACCTTTATGGCGACAGAGCAATTAGCGATTACATGAAAGACAACGCTCAAAATCAGTTGTTGGAATCTGAAAGAGTGAAGGAAAAAATTCGCAACTTCGAACAAGATATGTGGAACTACTAA
- the porN gene encoding type IX secretion system ring protein PorN/GldN, translating to MKVRNLLVAIVTVLGSLSSNAQSNLLNAKTADQIGVRTPAQMISDNDKPLAYGYVDDRDVLMGKMVWEIIDLNEKINFPLYFPVDTANIGPDRRSLYDILTKGIRDGRITEVYTDSYFNTKKSLKDIQGALSRVDTTDAGRELINQYPDDYRTRVVKKKVVTGTGKNKKVNYVDQTVGPTRTVPAEYILKQDLTAADVSQYKIKGFWYFDKRQSDLKYRLLGICPVTPDVYTMNSDEKDYIELFWVFFPNAREVLHEGKAFNDKNSALPISFDQILNSRRFNSVIYKEENVYGDREIKDYIKDNAQSQLLESERVKEKIRNFEEDMWNY from the coding sequence ATGAAAGTAAGAAATTTATTAGTTGCTATTGTTACTGTTCTAGGAAGCTTGTCTTCTAATGCTCAGTCTAATTTGCTTAATGCCAAAACTGCTGATCAGATTGGGGTTAGGACACCAGCCCAAATGATATCGGATAACGATAAACCGTTAGCATATGGTTATGTTGATGATCGTGATGTTTTGATGGGAAAAATGGTTTGGGAAATTATAGATTTAAATGAAAAAATCAATTTTCCATTGTATTTTCCCGTAGATACTGCTAATATCGGCCCAGACAGGCGCTCACTTTATGATATTTTAACGAAGGGTATTAGAGATGGAAGAATAACTGAGGTTTATACTGATAGTTATTTCAATACAAAAAAGTCTTTGAAAGATATTCAAGGTGCTTTATCACGTGTTGATACTACAGATGCAGGACGAGAGCTTATTAATCAATATCCTGATGATTATAGAACACGTGTTGTTAAGAAAAAGGTGGTTACAGGTACAGGAAAGAATAAAAAAGTTAACTATGTTGATCAAACTGTCGGACCTACAAGAACAGTTCCAGCAGAGTATATTTTGAAACAAGATCTTACTGCTGCAGATGTGAGTCAATATAAGATTAAAGGTTTTTGGTATTTTGATAAAAGGCAAAGTGATCTAAAATACCGTCTGTTGGGAATTTGTCCAGTAACACCAGATGTTTATACGATGAATAGTGATGAAAAGGATTATATAGAACTATTCTGGGTCTTCTTTCCTAACGCACGAGAAGTGTTGCATGAAGGAAAAGCTTTTAATGATAAAAATTCAGCTCTGCCAATTTCATTCGATCAGATCTTAAATTCGAGACGTTTTAATTCTGTGATCTATAAAGAAGAAAATGTTTATGGCGATCGTGAAATCAAAGATTATATTAAAGATAATGCACAGAGCCAGTTATTAGAATCGGAGAGAGTGAAAGAGAAGATTCGTAATTTTGAAGAAGATATGTGGAATTACTAA
- a CDS encoding NAD(P)/FAD-dependent oxidoreductase produces the protein MLDYLIVGSGLAGISFAEVALNNNKTILLLDDESQNSSRVAGGLYNPVILKRFSEVWNAKEQLVLMNGFYDQVEEKLKEKFNFKMPVLRKFFSIEEQNNWFAASDKINLAPFLSTKLISKKYNSIDSPFDYGEVLHTGYVDTALLLDTYRQYLFQNDLLRNESFDFSDIKFLDSGIQYRDIQVRNIIFAEGFGMHKNPFFNYLPLDGTKGELFIIKAPDLNLDVIVNTSVFILPLGDDLFKVGATYNWHDKTAEPTEEGKQELLERIKEIITCDFEIVKHFAGVRPTVADRRPLLGTHEQHKSLHILNGLGTRGVMLGPAMAKALYDHIENNVPLDKEADIKRFHKRYLKGLTFVQP, from the coding sequence ATGCTTGATTATTTAATTGTCGGATCTGGATTGGCTGGAATTTCTTTTGCCGAAGTTGCCCTTAACAACAACAAAACAATTTTACTTTTAGATGATGAATCTCAAAATTCCTCTAGAGTTGCTGGTGGTTTGTACAATCCTGTGATTTTAAAGCGTTTTAGTGAAGTGTGGAATGCAAAAGAACAACTTGTTTTGATGAATGGCTTTTACGATCAAGTAGAAGAAAAACTAAAAGAGAAGTTTAATTTTAAAATGCCTGTTTTAAGAAAGTTTTTTTCCATTGAAGAACAGAACAATTGGTTTGCTGCTTCAGATAAAATAAATCTTGCGCCTTTTTTGTCAACTAAACTAATTTCAAAGAAATATAACAGCATAGACTCGCCATTTGATTACGGAGAAGTTTTGCACACAGGATATGTTGATACGGCTTTACTGCTAGATACCTATAGACAATATTTGTTTCAGAATGATTTATTGAGAAATGAATCTTTTGATTTTAGCGATATCAAATTTCTAGACTCAGGAATTCAATATAGAGATATTCAGGTTCGTAATATCATTTTTGCCGAAGGCTTTGGAATGCATAAAAATCCATTTTTTAACTATCTCCCATTGGATGGAACAAAAGGAGAATTGTTTATTATAAAAGCTCCAGATTTAAATCTAGATGTGATTGTAAATACAAGTGTTTTTATTTTGCCCCTAGGTGACGATTTGTTCAAGGTTGGAGCAACCTATAATTGGCATGATAAAACTGCTGAACCTACAGAAGAAGGTAAGCAAGAGCTTTTGGAACGTATTAAAGAAATTATAACTTGTGACTTCGAAATTGTAAAACATTTTGCAGGAGTTCGACCAACGGTTGCAGACAGAAGACCTTTGCTTGGAACGCATGAACAGCATAAGTCTCTGCACATTCTAAACGGATTAGGTACAAGAGGTGTTATGCTTGGTCCGGCAATGGCGAAAGCATTATATGATCATATCGAGAATAATGTTCCGCTAGATAAAGAAGCCGACATTAAGCGATTCCATAAAAGATATTTGAAAGGTCTTACTTTTGTCCAGCCTTAG
- a CDS encoding DUF983 domain-containing protein, which translates to MFKRGSKLNSIITGSCPKCQKESMYEDKNPLHLSKVLKMNEHCSHCGFKYQIEPSFFYGAMYVSYALNVAVGVAAFIVSFVFFNTTIEQSFLAIIITLVLLFPFVLRLSRNLYINMFVSYDPKAGQK; encoded by the coding sequence ATGTTTAAAAGAGGCTCCAAACTAAATAGCATAATAACAGGAAGTTGTCCAAAATGCCAAAAGGAAAGCATGTATGAAGACAAAAATCCGCTTCATTTAAGTAAAGTTCTCAAAATGAATGAGCATTGCAGCCATTGCGGATTCAAATACCAGATAGAACCTTCGTTTTTTTATGGTGCCATGTATGTTAGTTATGCTCTAAACGTAGCCGTAGGGGTTGCTGCTTTTATAGTTTCTTTTGTGTTTTTCAACACCACAATAGAGCAGTCATTTTTAGCAATTATTATAACACTAGTTCTTTTATTTCCATTCGTGTTGCGTCTTTCAAGAAACTTATACATTAATATGTTTGTTTCTTACGATCCTAAGGCTGGACAAAAGTAA
- a CDS encoding ABC-F family ATP-binding cassette domain-containing protein has translation MLNIHNLSVSFGGTYLFEEVTFRLGAGDRVGLVGKNGAGKSTMLKMLAGDFKPDSGVISQEKDIKMGFLRQDIDFEQGRTVLEEAYEAFTEIKVVEKKLEEINHQLVTRTDYESEEYAKIIEDLSDYTHRFDLLGGYNYVGDTEKILLGLGFKREVFNNQTETFSGGWRMRIELAKLLLQSNDVLLLDEPTNHLDIESIIWLENFLRNYPGVVVIVSHDKMFLDNVTNRTIEISLGKAYDFNKPYTQYLELRHEIREKQLATQKNQQKKIEETEKLIEKFRAKASKASMAQSLIKKLDKVERIEVDEDDNSVMNISFPVSKEPGKVVIEAEHVTKAYGDKTILKDISLLVERGSKIAFVGQNGQGKSTFIKALVNEFEYQGNIKLGHNVQLGYFAQNQAEYLDGEITLLQTMEDAATDTNRMKVRDMLGSFLFRGDDVEKKVKVLSGGERNRLALCKLLLQPINVLLMDEPTNHLDIKSKNVLKAALQKFGGTLLLVSHDRDFLQGMSNIVYEFKDQKIKEYLGDINFFLEKRNLENMREVEKKDVVKKEAPKEKEVAKVSYEDQKKGKALQNKLSKIESQIQQLEKQIQHDDKMLETNYDKHIEDASFFTAYNKKKQDLEQLLIDWEVVSEEIDSFNA, from the coding sequence ATGCTTAATATACACAATCTTTCCGTTTCTTTTGGAGGAACCTATTTATTTGAAGAAGTTACTTTTCGTTTAGGTGCCGGCGACCGCGTAGGTCTTGTTGGTAAAAACGGAGCAGGTAAATCTACAATGCTAAAAATGCTAGCTGGCGATTTTAAACCTGATTCTGGAGTAATTTCTCAAGAGAAAGATATTAAAATGGGATTCTTGCGTCAGGATATTGATTTTGAACAAGGAAGAACTGTTTTGGAAGAAGCATATGAGGCTTTTACAGAAATTAAAGTTGTTGAGAAAAAACTAGAAGAAATCAATCATCAATTGGTGACGAGAACCGATTATGAAAGTGAAGAATATGCTAAGATTATAGAAGATCTTTCTGATTACACACATCGTTTTGATCTTCTTGGAGGATATAACTATGTGGGAGACACAGAGAAAATTCTTCTAGGTTTAGGTTTTAAAAGAGAGGTTTTTAATAACCAAACTGAAACATTTTCTGGAGGATGGAGAATGCGTATAGAATTGGCTAAATTATTATTGCAATCGAATGATGTATTGCTTCTGGATGAGCCAACCAACCACTTAGATATTGAAAGTATTATTTGGTTAGAGAATTTCCTTCGCAATTATCCTGGAGTTGTAGTAATCGTGTCGCACGATAAAATGTTCTTGGATAATGTTACGAATAGAACAATCGAAATTTCGTTAGGTAAAGCATACGATTTCAATAAACCATATACTCAGTATTTAGAGCTTCGTCATGAGATTCGCGAAAAGCAATTGGCAACTCAAAAGAATCAGCAGAAGAAGATCGAAGAAACAGAAAAATTAATTGAGAAATTCCGTGCAAAAGCTTCAAAAGCTTCGATGGCGCAATCATTGATTAAAAAATTAGATAAAGTAGAAAGAATTGAAGTTGACGAAGATGATAACTCAGTAATGAATATCTCGTTTCCGGTTTCTAAAGAACCAGGAAAAGTAGTTATTGAAGCTGAACATGTAACGAAAGCTTACGGAGACAAGACAATTCTTAAAGATATTAGTTTACTGGTTGAAAGAGGGAGTAAAATTGCTTTTGTTGGACAAAACGGACAAGGAAAATCGACTTTCATTAAAGCTTTGGTAAATGAATTTGAATACCAAGGAAATATCAAATTAGGACATAATGTACAATTAGGATATTTTGCTCAAAATCAGGCTGAATATCTAGATGGTGAGATTACTTTGCTTCAGACCATGGAAGACGCCGCAACTGATACAAACCGAATGAAAGTTCGAGATATGTTAGGTTCTTTTCTTTTCCGCGGAGATGATGTTGAGAAAAAAGTAAAAGTACTTTCTGGAGGAGAACGTAACCGTTTGGCACTTTGTAAATTGTTGTTACAGCCAATTAACGTTTTGCTGATGGATGAGCCGACGAACCACTTGGATATTAAATCTAAAAACGTTTTAAAGGCCGCACTTCAAAAATTCGGCGGAACTTTATTATTGGTTTCTCACGACAGGGATTTTCTTCAAGGAATGTCGAATATCGTTTACGAATTTAAAGATCAAAAGATAAAAGAATATTTAGGAGACATCAACTTTTTCTTAGAGAAACGCAATCTTGAAAACATGCGCGAAGTAGAGAAAAAGGATGTTGTGAAAAAAGAAGCTCCAAAAGAAAAAGAAGTTGCAAAAGTATCTTATGAAGATCAGAAGAAAGGAAAAGCGCTTCAGAACAAATTAAGTAAAATTGAAAGCCAGATTCAGCAGCTAGAAAAACAAATCCAGCACGACGATAAAATGTTAGAAACCAATTATGATAAACATATCGAAGACGCTTCATTTTTTACTGCTTACAATAAAAAGAAACAAGATTTAGAGCAATTGTTAATTGACTGGGAAGTTGTTTCAGAGGAAATTGATAGTTTTAATGCATAG
- a CDS encoding App1 family protein, giving the protein MKPILQLYRGYANEQELIVMGHVLKRENKYNFEKRKLKNATSILRLFRIKTIKNFDIYLHYNNEVIHTKTLDDGFFNFCIPLEKETHFGWMSYEVSIKYRNETTTCKGSFIRPHKGKLGIISDIDDTFLISHTNNIFRKIYILLFKNVNDRKVFKDVVSHYQALSSAGRDNLEEVNAFFYISSSEWNLYRFIAKFTRINKLPKAVFLLKDIKRGITDFFMSGRGNHDHKYEKIKHVVEFYPTLKYVLMGDDSQHDPMLYERICKIFPVTVVAVYIRQTGKSPKKEVQKILKNLESINVSVCYFKESSKAIEHSRSIGIIK; this is encoded by the coding sequence ATGAAACCAATTCTACAATTATATCGTGGTTATGCAAATGAACAAGAGCTAATTGTAATGGGGCATGTTTTAAAAAGGGAAAACAAATACAATTTTGAAAAAAGGAAATTAAAAAATGCCACTTCTATTCTCCGACTGTTCAGAATAAAAACTATTAAAAATTTTGATATTTACCTTCACTACAACAACGAAGTAATTCACACCAAAACGCTTGATGACGGTTTCTTTAACTTCTGTATTCCGCTAGAAAAAGAGACTCATTTCGGATGGATGTCTTATGAAGTAAGCATAAAATATCGTAACGAAACCACGACCTGCAAAGGCAGTTTTATAAGACCTCACAAAGGTAAACTTGGAATCATATCAGACATCGATGACACTTTTTTGATTTCGCACACCAATAATATCTTTCGAAAAATTTATATTTTATTATTCAAAAATGTTAATGACCGTAAAGTCTTTAAAGATGTTGTATCTCATTATCAAGCTTTAAGTTCTGCGGGAAGAGATAACCTAGAAGAAGTAAATGCTTTCTTTTATATCTCTAGCAGCGAATGGAATTTATACCGATTTATTGCCAAATTCACACGAATTAACAAACTGCCAAAAGCTGTTTTTCTGCTAAAAGACATCAAACGAGGCATTACCGATTTCTTTATGAGCGGAAGAGGAAATCATGATCATAAATATGAAAAAATTAAACATGTAGTAGAATTTTATCCCACGCTAAAATATGTTTTAATGGGCGACGATTCTCAACACGATCCAATGCTTTATGAAAGAATCTGTAAAATATTTCCCGTTACTGTGGTTGCTGTTTATATAAGACAGACTGGAAAATCTCCTAAAAAAGAAGTTCAAAAGATTCTAAAAAATCTAGAAAGTATAAATGTTTCGGTCTGTTATTTTAAAGAAAGCAGCAAAGCTATTGAGCATTCTCGATCTATTGGAATTATTAAGTAG
- a CDS encoding diacylglycerol/lipid kinase family protein codes for MKKNILFVVNPISGDLDKSDLIDAVEEFAAANHFDLKVYETTGKNDLRTIQSLYNESVPERIIVAGGDGTIKMVAEAVEEQDVIIGILPAGSANGLSVDLNLPAEIEENLKIAFLHHYIEMDMICINGKKSIHLSDLGLNANLVKNYEQSDVRGFWGYALQAFTTLKESEEPFVATISANNKTVKHVARMIVIANSQKYGTGVIINPNGAMNDGKFELVILKSLDLLLIGKIITGNMPIDSDDIVIISTNKAAIKTDYPVNFQIDGEYCGAQTSLEIDILHKQMKIAVP; via the coding sequence TTGAAAAAGAATATTCTATTTGTTGTAAATCCTATTTCTGGAGACTTGGATAAATCAGATTTGATAGATGCTGTCGAAGAGTTTGCAGCAGCCAATCATTTTGATTTGAAAGTGTATGAAACAACTGGAAAAAATGATTTAAGAACAATACAATCTTTATATAATGAATCTGTTCCAGAACGAATTATTGTTGCTGGAGGCGACGGAACGATAAAAATGGTGGCTGAAGCTGTGGAAGAACAGGATGTGATAATTGGAATTTTGCCTGCGGGTTCTGCAAACGGGCTTTCGGTAGATTTGAATCTTCCTGCTGAAATAGAGGAGAACCTTAAAATAGCTTTTCTGCACCATTATATCGAAATGGATATGATTTGCATTAACGGCAAAAAAAGTATTCATCTGAGCGATCTTGGCTTGAACGCAAATCTGGTTAAAAACTATGAGCAAAGTGATGTTCGTGGATTTTGGGGTTACGCACTGCAGGCTTTTACTACGCTGAAAGAATCTGAAGAACCTTTTGTGGCAACAATTTCGGCGAATAACAAAACCGTAAAGCATGTTGCTAGAATGATTGTAATTGCCAATTCTCAAAAATACGGAACGGGAGTCATCATCAACCCAAATGGTGCTATGAATGATGGAAAGTTTGAGCTGGTTATTTTAAAAAGTCTTGACCTGCTTCTAATCGGAAAAATAATTACCGGAAATATGCCGATTGATTCAGATGATATTGTAATAATTTCAACGAACAAAGCAGCGATAAAAACAGATTATCCCGTTAATTTTCAGATTGACGGAGAATATTGCGGAGCACAGACTTCACTGGAAATTGATATTCTGCATAAACAAATGAAAATTGCGGTGCCGTGA